The following are encoded together in the Proteiniphilum saccharofermentans genome:
- a CDS encoding stage II sporulation protein M: MKEVAFIKQNKSKWLEFEQLLASDHPQNPDEMANLYIHLLNDLSFAQTYYPKSRTTDYLNFLVSQIYRKIYKTKRLERNRLWKFFKTDVPLLIHKYRKTMWFAFVMFLFFTILGAVSAKYDDTFVRLILGDGYVNMTLENIEKGDPMAVYKSGGRMGSFIGITVNNIYVALRAFIFGVLAGVPTFYIAMSNGIMIGAFQYFFYEHDVFAESLQGIWLHGAMEIFSIIVATAAGFVVAASILFPGTYSRFTSFQKGFKESLYIILSTMPFFVAAGFIEGFVTRLSGSMPLSVNLVIILGSFSFIFFYYMVYPFMVVKKSEKQ; encoded by the coding sequence ATGAAGGAAGTCGCATTCATAAAGCAAAATAAAAGCAAGTGGCTGGAATTTGAACAGTTGTTAGCCTCTGATCACCCTCAGAATCCGGATGAGATGGCTAACCTTTATATCCATTTGCTCAACGACTTATCTTTTGCCCAGACCTATTATCCAAAAAGCAGGACGACCGATTACCTCAATTTTTTGGTTTCACAAATATACCGTAAAATTTATAAAACGAAACGCCTCGAAAGGAACAGGTTGTGGAAATTCTTTAAAACCGACGTTCCCCTCCTGATACACAAATATAGAAAAACGATGTGGTTCGCGTTTGTGATGTTTCTGTTTTTCACCATCCTTGGTGCCGTTTCTGCAAAATATGACGATACTTTTGTGCGCCTGATCCTTGGTGATGGATATGTGAATATGACATTGGAAAATATTGAGAAAGGTGATCCGATGGCAGTGTATAAGTCGGGTGGACGTATGGGATCTTTTATCGGAATTACCGTGAACAATATTTATGTAGCATTACGGGCGTTTATTTTCGGAGTGCTGGCGGGTGTCCCTACTTTTTATATTGCCATGTCGAACGGGATCATGATAGGTGCATTTCAATATTTCTTTTATGAGCACGATGTTTTTGCTGAAAGTTTACAGGGTATCTGGCTTCATGGCGCCATGGAGATATTCAGTATTATCGTGGCAACTGCCGCAGGATTTGTGGTAGCGGCGTCCATTCTTTTTCCGGGAACCTATTCGCGCTTCACTTCTTTTCAGAAAGGATTCAAAGAGAGTTTATATATCATATTGAGTACCATGCCGTTTTTTGTGGCGGCGGGTTTTATAGAAGGCTTTGTGACGAGGCTCTCCGGCAGTATGCCTCTGTCGGTAAATCTGGTGATTATTCTGGGCTCTTTTTCATTCATTTTTTTCTACTATATGGTTTATCCGTTTATGGTGGTAAAGAAGTCTGAAAAACAATGA
- the ruvX gene encoding Holliday junction resolvase RuvX: MGRILSIDYGKKRTGIAVSDQLQIIANGLTTVETSKIFDFLNEYLQKEDVSCIVVGLPKQMNNEPSENMKRVEPFVNRLKKLYPQIPVEYWDERFSSKMAEQAMRDAGLKKKDRQNKELVDEISAAIILQGYMESRRIMSGK; this comes from the coding sequence ATGGGTCGCATTCTTTCTATCGATTATGGGAAAAAGCGTACGGGTATAGCCGTGAGCGATCAGCTGCAGATCATTGCCAATGGTCTGACTACAGTGGAGACATCCAAAATTTTTGATTTTCTGAATGAGTATCTTCAAAAGGAGGATGTGTCGTGTATTGTGGTGGGGCTACCCAAACAGATGAACAATGAACCTTCGGAAAATATGAAAAGGGTGGAGCCTTTCGTAAACCGATTGAAAAAATTATATCCTCAAATTCCCGTGGAATATTGGGACGAGCGGTTTTCATCCAAAATGGCCGAACAGGCAATGAGAGATGCCGGATTGAAAAAGAAAGATCGTCAAAATAAAGAGTTGGTCGATGAAATCAGTGCTGCCATTATCCTGCAGGGTTATATGGAAAGCAGAAGAATAATGAGTGGAAAATAA
- the zwf gene encoding glucose-6-phosphate dehydrogenase, producing MKKTINQALVIFGASGDLTYRKLIPAVFDLFMNDSLPEGYAILGVSRTEFSNKQFRKRMKEGIRQFAHYKEAEEKKIDSFLSSVFYLSIDTAKGEEYIYVKKKLSELNKKFNLGHNYIFYLSTPPSLYPIIPKFLYGQGLTLQQKGFRRIIIEKPFGHDLSSAIELNKQLQEFFQEDQIYRIDHYLGKETVQNMLVTRFANGIYEPLWNRNYIQHVEITAAESVGVEDRGGYYDGSGALRDMIQNHLLQVLSLVAMEPPNKITPEEIRYEKMKVFRSLRPLSKTDLKKNVIRGQYTEATVRGKHYKGYREESNVKPDSRTETYAAMKIFIDNWRWEGVPFYIRTGKRLPTQVSEVVIHFRPSPQRLFKAAEGTVHSDNQLILRIQPDEGILLKTGMKVPGSGYEVKSVNMDFHYSDLNDHYIPSAYERLILDCMAGDNMLFMQGAAAEVTWKFVQPILDYWENDKDAPLHGYPAGSWGPDVADDLVEGKENTWRYPCKNLAEDGIYCEL from the coding sequence ATGAAGAAAACAATCAACCAGGCGCTTGTAATTTTCGGCGCGTCGGGCGATCTTACATACCGGAAACTGATCCCTGCCGTGTTCGACCTGTTTATGAACGATTCACTACCGGAGGGATATGCTATCCTCGGGGTGAGCCGGACTGAATTCTCGAACAAACAGTTCCGCAAGAGGATGAAAGAAGGCATCCGACAGTTTGCCCACTATAAGGAAGCGGAAGAAAAGAAAATAGACAGTTTCCTCTCCTCTGTTTTTTATCTGAGTATTGATACCGCAAAGGGAGAAGAATATATATATGTAAAAAAGAAACTGAGCGAACTGAACAAGAAATTTAATCTTGGGCATAACTATATTTTTTATCTCTCTACTCCTCCGTCCCTCTACCCTATCATTCCAAAATTCTTATATGGACAGGGACTTACATTACAACAAAAGGGCTTCCGGAGGATTATTATCGAAAAGCCTTTCGGACACGACCTCTCGTCGGCTATTGAGCTCAATAAACAATTACAGGAGTTTTTTCAGGAGGATCAGATCTATAGGATCGACCACTATTTGGGTAAGGAGACGGTACAAAATATGTTGGTGACCCGTTTTGCGAACGGCATTTACGAACCACTTTGGAATCGAAACTATATCCAGCATGTGGAAATAACGGCAGCCGAAAGTGTTGGCGTGGAAGATCGGGGCGGTTATTATGATGGATCAGGCGCACTGCGCGACATGATCCAGAACCATTTGCTTCAAGTGTTGTCGTTAGTAGCCATGGAGCCTCCGAATAAAATAACGCCTGAAGAGATCCGCTATGAAAAGATGAAAGTCTTCCGCTCCCTGCGTCCCCTGAGTAAAACTGACCTGAAAAAGAATGTGATCCGCGGACAATACACCGAAGCAACCGTACGGGGAAAACATTACAAGGGATATCGCGAAGAAAGCAATGTAAAACCTGATTCCCGCACAGAGACTTATGCCGCAATGAAGATCTTTATCGACAACTGGCGTTGGGAAGGAGTACCCTTTTATATCCGTACGGGGAAACGATTGCCCACACAAGTGTCTGAAGTCGTGATCCATTTCAGGCCATCGCCGCAAAGGTTGTTCAAAGCAGCCGAAGGGACAGTTCATTCCGATAACCAACTTATCCTGCGTATCCAACCCGATGAAGGTATTCTGCTAAAGACCGGGATGAAAGTGCCGGGTAGTGGCTATGAAGTGAAATCTGTCAATATGGATTTTCATTATTCGGACTTGAACGACCATTATATACCCAGCGCCTATGAAAGATTGATACTCGACTGTATGGCAGGGGATAATATGCTTTTTATGCAGGGTGCCGCAGCCGAAGTGACATGGAAATTCGTACAGCCTATCCTCGACTACTGGGAGAACGACAAAGATGCACCCCTCCACGGTTATCCTGCCGGCTCCTGGGGCCCGGACGTGGCTGACGATCTGGTCGAAGGCAAAGAAAACACATGGCGATACCCATGCAAAAATCTGGCAGAAGACGGGATTTATTGTGAATTATGA
- the lptB gene encoding LPS export ABC transporter ATP-binding protein, which translates to MDETRDGIVPGVETEGVNTTAEESLQQEESLTLRTDNLVKKYGKRTVVNHVSIDVKQGEIVGLLGPNGAGKTTTFYMTVGLIVPNEGEIFIGKQNITRFPVYKRAQHGISYLAQEASIFRKMTVEDNIRSVLEFTDKSPQEQKDKLESLIDEFGLGKVRKNTGDRLSGGERRRAEIARCLAIDPKFIMLDEPFAGIDPIAVQDIQSIVAQLKYRNIGILITDHNVDETLSITDRAYLLFEGKVLFQGTAEELAANPVVREKYLGRDFELRRRTFDAP; encoded by the coding sequence ATGGACGAAACGAGAGATGGCATAGTCCCCGGCGTTGAGACTGAAGGGGTAAATACAACAGCGGAGGAGAGCCTGCAGCAGGAAGAATCGTTGACGTTGCGTACCGATAATCTGGTGAAGAAGTATGGTAAGCGGACGGTGGTAAATCATGTCTCCATCGATGTAAAGCAAGGTGAGATCGTCGGGCTACTCGGTCCAAACGGAGCCGGTAAGACAACTACTTTCTATATGACAGTAGGGTTGATTGTGCCGAATGAAGGAGAAATATTTATAGGAAAGCAGAATATCACCCGCTTCCCGGTCTATAAACGGGCCCAGCACGGGATTAGTTATCTGGCGCAAGAGGCATCTATTTTTCGGAAAATGACAGTGGAGGATAATATCAGATCGGTGTTGGAATTTACCGATAAATCACCTCAGGAACAAAAAGATAAATTGGAAAGCCTCATCGATGAGTTCGGACTGGGGAAGGTGAGGAAGAATACGGGTGACCGGCTTTCGGGTGGTGAACGCCGCCGGGCTGAGATAGCTCGCTGTCTGGCTATCGACCCGAAATTTATTATGCTCGATGAACCGTTTGCCGGTATCGACCCGATTGCTGTACAGGATATCCAATCGATTGTAGCCCAATTGAAATATCGAAATATCGGTATTCTTATTACCGACCATAATGTGGATGAGACGTTGAGTATTACCGACCGTGCTTATTTGCTTTTTGAAGGGAAGGTGTTGTTTCAGGGTACGGCCGAAGAGCTGGCTGCCAATCCGGTAGTAAGGGAGAAATATCTTGGACGCGATTTCGAGTTACGCAGACGCACATTTGATGCTCCTTAA
- the rplI gene encoding 50S ribosomal protein L9 yields MEVILKEDIQSLGYKDDVVNVRKGYARNFLIPQGKAVIATESAKKVLAENQKQRAHKLAQIKTDAQALAEKMEGVTLTIGAKTSSTGTIFGSVTNIQVADALKEKGFEVDRKLIVIKDQVKEVGNYNAVVRLHKEVSVDIPFEVVAE; encoded by the coding sequence ATGGAAGTAATTTTAAAAGAAGATATACAGAGTTTAGGCTACAAAGACGATGTAGTGAATGTGAGGAAAGGATATGCCCGTAATTTCCTTATCCCCCAGGGTAAGGCGGTTATTGCCACCGAATCTGCAAAGAAGGTGTTGGCTGAGAACCAGAAGCAACGTGCACACAAACTGGCCCAGATAAAAACAGACGCGCAGGCGCTTGCCGAAAAGATGGAAGGCGTTACACTGACTATCGGCGCAAAAACCAGTTCTACCGGAACAATTTTCGGTTCGGTTACCAATATTCAGGTTGCCGATGCACTGAAAGAAAAAGGTTTCGAAGTGGACAGGAAACTGATCGTGATAAAAGACCAGGTGAAAGAGGTAGGAAACTACAACGCTGTGGTAAGGCTTCACAAAGAGGTTTCAGTAGATATTCCCTTTGAAGTGGTAGCGGAATAA
- a CDS encoding acetate/propionate family kinase, translating to MKILVLNCGSSSIKYKLFEMESKEVVAQGGVEKIGMKGSFLKFTLPDGQKVMLEGEILEHRAGIEYILGVLLSEKYGCIKSLDEIEAVGHRVVHGGERFNSSVLITDEVIDILNECIELAPLHNPPNLKGIYAIQELMPDTPQVSVFDTAFHQTMPDYAYMYGIPYSLYEKYGIRRYGFHGTSHRYVSARACEFLGVPYEEQRIITAHIGNGGSVTAIKNGKSVDTSMGMTPVEGLIMGTRSGDVDPGAVSYIMEKEHMGTNGISTLLNKFSGVLGISGISSDMRELEAAIKAGNKRAMLAMETYNYRIKKYIGSYAAALGGVDILVFTGGVGENQFVTRRDVCKNMEFMGIELDEELNASVRAKEIVISKPTSKVKVVIIPTDEELSIANDTIEILQKG from the coding sequence ATGAAGATATTGGTATTAAATTGCGGAAGTTCATCCATCAAATATAAGCTTTTCGAAATGGAAAGCAAAGAAGTGGTTGCCCAGGGAGGCGTCGAAAAAATCGGGATGAAGGGTTCTTTCCTAAAATTCACACTTCCCGACGGACAGAAAGTGATGTTAGAAGGGGAGATTCTTGAACATCGTGCCGGTATTGAATATATTTTAGGAGTACTCCTCAGTGAGAAATATGGATGCATCAAATCATTAGATGAAATAGAGGCAGTAGGACACCGCGTAGTGCATGGCGGCGAGCGTTTTAATTCAAGTGTGCTCATTACCGATGAAGTGATCGATATACTGAACGAATGTATAGAGTTGGCGCCACTGCACAATCCCCCCAACCTGAAAGGTATTTATGCTATTCAGGAACTGATGCCTGATACACCGCAGGTTAGTGTTTTTGATACAGCCTTCCATCAGACTATGCCCGATTATGCCTATATGTACGGGATACCCTATTCATTATACGAAAAGTACGGCATTCGCCGGTATGGCTTTCATGGTACCAGCCACCGCTATGTCTCGGCAAGGGCCTGCGAATTCTTGGGAGTTCCTTATGAAGAGCAACGCATTATCACAGCTCACATCGGTAATGGAGGATCGGTGACCGCTATCAAAAACGGAAAATCGGTTGATACCAGCATGGGTATGACACCCGTCGAAGGACTCATCATGGGCACCCGTTCAGGTGACGTTGATCCTGGAGCCGTCTCCTATATTATGGAGAAAGAACATATGGGTACCAATGGAATATCGACACTGCTAAATAAATTCTCCGGAGTACTCGGCATTTCCGGGATCTCTTCTGATATGCGTGAACTGGAAGCAGCCATCAAGGCCGGGAACAAACGAGCCATGCTGGCTATGGAGACCTACAATTATCGTATCAAGAAATATATTGGCTCATACGCCGCCGCCCTGGGAGGAGTGGATATTCTGGTATTTACCGGAGGTGTAGGAGAAAACCAGTTTGTTACCCGAAGAGATGTCTGTAAGAACATGGAATTCATGGGGATTGAACTGGATGAGGAACTGAATGCTTCGGTACGCGCCAAAGAGATAGTGATCAGCAAACCAACTTCCAAAGTGAAAGTGGTGATTATCCCGACCGACGAAGAATTGTCGATTGCAAACGATACGATAGAGATTTTGCAGAAAGGATAA
- a CDS encoding RDD family protein yields MSKLYITTTQNVPLFFTPASIGERMLGYIIDMIVKASYVISLYYLFRYLKLLDVFINMETWGQIALFLAIYSPVAFYSLVSESLMEGRTLGKMVVKTRVVKIDGYQASFTDYFTRWIFRLVDIDMGFVPGVLFMLFTGYTQRLGDLAAGTAVISEKSKYNLSHTILADINGDYEPYFSRTQMLQFNDNDMRIIKENALYAIQNRDAALMERLTTKIEEVIRIKHKFPTQEKFIRKVIENYNYYTGE; encoded by the coding sequence ATGTCAAAGTTATACATTACTACTACACAAAATGTACCGCTTTTTTTCACTCCCGCATCGATAGGCGAACGGATGCTGGGATATATCATCGACATGATCGTAAAAGCTTCCTACGTCATCAGCCTATATTACCTGTTCAGATACCTGAAATTATTGGATGTATTTATCAACATGGAAACATGGGGGCAGATTGCACTATTTCTGGCGATATACTCTCCTGTTGCATTTTATTCGCTCGTAAGTGAGAGTTTAATGGAAGGAAGAACTCTGGGAAAGATGGTGGTCAAGACGCGGGTAGTAAAAATCGACGGTTACCAGGCATCATTCACCGATTATTTCACACGATGGATATTCAGGTTGGTCGATATTGATATGGGATTTGTGCCGGGTGTATTATTTATGCTGTTTACCGGGTACACACAACGACTTGGCGACCTGGCCGCAGGGACAGCCGTAATTTCTGAAAAATCGAAATACAACCTGTCACATACTATTCTGGCAGATATAAACGGAGATTATGAGCCCTATTTCTCAAGGACTCAGATGCTGCAATTTAACGATAATGACATGCGCATCATCAAAGAAAATGCCCTCTATGCCATTCAAAACAGGGACGCGGCTTTAATGGAGAGGCTTACGACAAAAATTGAAGAGGTAATCCGTATTAAGCACAAATTCCCGACCCAGGAAAAATTTATCCGGAAAGTAATCGAAAATTATAACTACTATACCGGAGAATAG
- a CDS encoding DUF58 domain-containing protein, whose amino-acid sequence MKILKSLYINHVFYWSLLGIAVLSFISFFVDWLYPVAVGLLIVLLLLLLVDIFVLFSGKDNISSSRVLPEMLSNGDENIVRIKIHNHYPVPVRMHIIDEIPYQYQKRDFLMESDIGKFAEKEYEYTLRPVQRGEYLFGKLNVSVLTPLRLAMRRYIFSENATVAAYPSFIQMKKYDLIAFSHNPFEYGLKKIRRIGHTMEFEQIKEYVQGDDIRTINWKATSKKGELMVNQYQEEKSQPVYMLIDKGRSMQMPFDGMTLLDWAINSTLALSNIVIRKQDKAGLFTFSKKVEDRVPANRQAGQMQKIMNALYRIETDFLESDFNRLYVGIKQSITQRSLLILYTNFETTDALQRQLPYLKAISKNHLLIVIFFKNTELSRLIDKKAEKLNEVYDKIIAEKFAFEKRLIVKELNRHGIQCLLSSPENLTIDSINKYLEIKARGMV is encoded by the coding sequence ATGAAGATATTGAAATCGCTATATATAAACCATGTGTTTTATTGGTCGCTGCTCGGTATTGCAGTGCTCTCTTTCATTTCATTTTTTGTGGATTGGTTGTATCCTGTGGCTGTAGGGCTGCTTATAGTTTTATTATTGCTGCTTTTGGTGGATATATTCGTTCTTTTTTCGGGAAAGGATAATATTTCTTCATCGCGGGTTTTGCCTGAGATGCTCTCGAACGGTGATGAAAATATAGTCCGGATAAAAATCCACAATCATTATCCTGTTCCCGTGCGTATGCATATTATTGACGAAATTCCCTATCAATACCAGAAGCGTGATTTTTTAATGGAAAGTGATATCGGGAAATTTGCGGAGAAAGAGTATGAATACACTCTACGCCCTGTGCAACGGGGTGAATACCTGTTCGGAAAACTCAATGTTTCTGTACTTACCCCTCTTCGCCTGGCTATGCGGCGTTATATTTTTTCGGAAAATGCCACGGTGGCAGCTTATCCCTCGTTCATCCAGATGAAAAAATATGACCTGATTGCCTTTTCGCATAATCCGTTTGAGTATGGATTAAAGAAAATCCGTCGGATCGGGCATACGATGGAATTTGAACAAATCAAAGAGTATGTCCAGGGGGATGATATCCGTACCATCAATTGGAAAGCGACTTCCAAAAAGGGGGAATTGATGGTAAATCAATACCAGGAAGAGAAATCACAACCGGTTTACATGCTAATTGATAAGGGGCGGAGCATGCAAATGCCTTTTGATGGAATGACCCTGCTGGATTGGGCTATCAACTCTACGTTGGCACTAAGTAATATTGTTATCAGGAAGCAGGACAAGGCAGGACTGTTTACTTTCTCCAAAAAAGTAGAAGATCGTGTTCCTGCTAACCGGCAAGCCGGACAAATGCAAAAAATCATGAATGCATTGTACCGTATTGAAACCGACTTTCTTGAGAGCGATTTCAACCGGTTATACGTAGGGATCAAGCAAAGCATTACACAACGAAGCCTGTTGATCCTTTATACCAATTTTGAGACGACCGATGCATTGCAACGGCAACTTCCCTACCTTAAAGCGATATCCAAAAACCATTTACTTATTGTGATATTCTTCAAAAATACAGAATTGAGCCGCTTGATTGACAAAAAAGCCGAAAAACTGAATGAAGTGTACGATAAGATTATTGCAGAGAAATTTGCTTTTGAAAAACGGCTGATCGTAAAGGAATTAAACCGACACGGCATTCAGTGTTTGCTTTCCTCCCCTGAAAACCTGACCATCGACAGCATCAATAAGTACCTGGAGATAAAAGCAAGGGGGATGGTGTGA
- the rpsR gene encoding 30S ribosomal protein S18, whose product MAKQTEIRYLTPLSVDVKKKKYCRFKKNGIKYIDYKDPEFLKKFLNEQGKILPRRITGTSLKFQRRIAQAVKRARHIALLPYVTDLMK is encoded by the coding sequence ATGGCTAAACAGACAGAAATCAGATATCTGACCCCGCTATCGGTAGATGTGAAGAAGAAAAAATATTGCCGTTTCAAAAAGAACGGTATCAAGTATATCGACTATAAAGATCCCGAATTCCTGAAGAAGTTCCTGAACGAACAGGGAAAGATCTTGCCGAGAAGGATTACCGGTACGTCATTGAAGTTTCAGCGCCGGATTGCGCAAGCAGTGAAGAGAGCTCGTCATATAGCTTTGCTTCCATATGTAACCGATTTAATGAAATAA
- the def gene encoding peptide deformylase — MILPIYIYGHPVLRKVAQDIDPANYSNLKELIDNMFETMYGADGVGLAGPQVGLEDRIFVVDLSPLADDGHPEFKDFKKAFINAHIIERSGELDSSEEGCLSIPGIHEKVSRESQIRIQYIDEDLQPRDETYSGYMARVIQHEYDHIEGILFIDKISPLRKRMVKGKLANMEKGKVACAYRIKTVR; from the coding sequence ATGATTTTACCTATATATATTTACGGACACCCGGTTTTGCGAAAAGTGGCACAGGATATTGATCCTGCAAATTATTCCAATTTAAAGGAATTGATCGATAACATGTTCGAGACCATGTATGGTGCCGACGGGGTAGGGCTTGCCGGCCCGCAGGTGGGACTGGAAGATCGTATCTTTGTTGTAGATCTCTCCCCGCTTGCCGATGACGGGCATCCTGAATTCAAGGATTTTAAAAAGGCATTTATTAATGCCCATATTATTGAACGGAGTGGGGAGTTGGATTCTTCGGAAGAGGGATGTCTGAGTATACCCGGCATTCATGAGAAGGTATCCCGTGAAAGCCAAATCCGTATTCAGTATATAGATGAGGACCTGCAGCCGCGCGATGAAACATACTCCGGTTATATGGCACGGGTGATCCAACATGAATATGATCATATAGAGGGTATCCTGTTTATCGACAAGATATCTCCTCTTCGTAAAAGGATGGTGAAAGGCAAACTGGCCAATATGGAAAAGGGGAAAGTGGCTTGTGCCTACAGGATCAAAACGGTGAGATAG
- the pgl gene encoding 6-phosphogluconolactonase, whose translation MYIQIFKTKDDLNRVFTDRLKEIISEKGTITIALSGGSTPKSLFDYWAQLPEGEINWKKVKFFWGDERCVSPSDDESNYKMTKEHLFDFVPVPNENIFRIHGENDPGSEAVRYGKLLSGELETTNSVPSFDVLMLGMGDDGHTASIFPHEIILWDSPENCVTATHPVSGQRRVSLSGKVINAAKDIFFLVTGENKAEKVKEIIEQPDKAAEKYPAALVRPESGNLYWFLDTPAAKLLRHLTT comes from the coding sequence ATGTACATACAAATTTTTAAAACGAAAGACGACTTGAACCGGGTATTTACAGACAGGCTAAAAGAAATCATTTCTGAAAAAGGCACAATAACGATCGCACTGTCGGGAGGTTCTACCCCAAAATCATTATTCGATTATTGGGCACAACTGCCGGAAGGCGAAATCAACTGGAAAAAAGTTAAATTCTTCTGGGGCGATGAGCGTTGTGTTTCGCCATCCGACGATGAGAGCAACTACAAAATGACAAAAGAGCATCTGTTCGATTTCGTGCCGGTACCCAACGAAAATATTTTCCGTATCCATGGAGAAAACGATCCCGGATCGGAAGCCGTAAGGTATGGCAAACTACTCTCCGGGGAGTTAGAAACGACCAATAGTGTACCTTCTTTCGATGTTTTGATGCTGGGAATGGGAGACGACGGACATACCGCTTCCATTTTCCCTCATGAGATAATACTCTGGGATAGCCCGGAGAATTGTGTAACGGCTACTCACCCCGTAAGCGGGCAAAGACGGGTGAGCCTCTCCGGTAAAGTAATCAATGCGGCAAAGGACATCTTTTTTCTGGTGACCGGAGAAAACAAAGCAGAGAAAGTAAAAGAGATCATAGAACAACCCGACAAAGCCGCAGAAAAATATCCGGCTGCACTGGTACGACCGGAGTCGGGAAATCTTTATTGGTTCCTTGACACCCCAGCTGCCAAATTACTTAGACACTTAACCACTTAG
- a CDS encoding AAA family ATPase gives MELNENVEENIRFESRIDLSELRNTMDAVRAELQKVIVGQDKLIDYLLVALLANGHVLLEGVPGIAKTLAVKLLAKAVDTSFSRIQFTPDLMPSDILGTSVFDMKTSDFQFRKGPVFANLILVDEVNRAPAKTQAAMFEVMEERQITLDGDTYRMEAPFIVIATQNPIEQEGTYRLPEAQLDRFLFKIVVDYPNLSEEFEIIRREHETKGFNKIENISNVMSGDQVVKFQLLVREVIVESHLMAYIANIVQQTRQTPLLYLGASPRASLAILNAAKGMAALNGRDFVTPEDIKDVVVPVLRHRVIVSPEKEMEGLKAEQIIAEIVAGIEVPR, from the coding sequence ATGGAGTTGAACGAAAATGTAGAAGAGAATATCCGGTTTGAATCGAGGATCGATTTAAGCGAGTTGCGGAATACGATGGATGCCGTGAGGGCGGAACTACAAAAAGTGATTGTGGGACAGGATAAATTAATTGATTATCTGTTGGTTGCGCTGCTTGCCAATGGCCATGTGCTTCTGGAAGGTGTGCCGGGCATTGCCAAGACACTTGCTGTGAAACTTTTGGCAAAGGCGGTGGATACCTCTTTCAGCCGGATACAATTTACACCCGACCTGATGCCATCCGATATTCTCGGAACATCGGTCTTCGATATGAAAACCTCGGATTTCCAGTTCCGGAAAGGCCCTGTCTTCGCCAACCTTATCCTGGTGGACGAAGTAAACCGTGCGCCGGCCAAAACACAGGCAGCTATGTTTGAAGTGATGGAAGAACGGCAGATTACCCTCGACGGTGACACATATCGTATGGAAGCGCCATTTATTGTGATCGCTACACAGAATCCCATTGAACAGGAAGGCACTTACCGTTTGCCGGAAGCACAGTTAGACCGGTTTCTTTTCAAGATAGTAGTCGATTATCCCAACTTGTCCGAAGAGTTTGAGATCATCCGCAGGGAGCATGAAACAAAAGGTTTTAATAAAATCGAGAATATCAGCAATGTGATGTCGGGAGACCAGGTTGTGAAGTTCCAGTTATTGGTGCGTGAGGTTATCGTGGAAAGCCACTTGATGGCCTATATTGCGAATATTGTCCAGCAAACACGCCAGACACCGTTGCTTTATCTGGGTGCATCACCGCGTGCCTCTCTCGCAATTTTGAATGCCGCTAAAGGAATGGCAGCTCTCAATGGACGTGATTTTGTGACCCCTGAAGACATTAAGGATGTAGTGGTTCCGGTATTGCGCCATCGTGTGATTGTGTCGCCCGAGAAAGAGATGGAAGGTTTGAAAGCGGAACAGATCATTGCGGAGATCGTAGCCGGTATAGAAGTCCCTCGATAA